AGCTCTCCAGCGAGCCCGGGAGCGTGCCCGCGGTGCTCCCGGTGATGAAGACGTCGTCGGCGTCGTCGACCGCGATCCCTTTCGCCTGGTCGCTGTGGTTCGAGCCGAGCTGGGTGGTGCGCAGCAACGCGCCGCCGGCGTCGAACTCCATCACGAGAGCGTCCTGGTCGCCGGGTGTGCCGGGCAGCGCGCCGGTCCAGCCCGCGACGAACGCGTTCCCGGCGGAGTCGACTGCCAGGGCATTGCCGACATCGAACGTCTTGGTCCCGGCGTCGGTGATCCACGAGCGGGTGCCGTCGTCGTCGAAGTGCGCGACGAAGACGTCGGTCTGTCCCTTGTTCTTCGCCGCACCGGCGAACGAGCCGTTGGTCCAACCGGCGACGTCGACACCGCCGCCCGGAGTCACGGCCAAGCCGTCCGCGTACTCGTTGCCGGAGGTCCCGATCAGGTGCACCCAGGCGACGTTCCCCGCGGTGTCGTACTTCGCGACGAACGCTTCGATGCTGTCGCCGTGGAGCGCCTCGGGCGCGCCCGGCAGCCGGTCGTACGTGTAGCCCGCTACGTAGACGCTGCCGGTTGCGTCGCCGGCGACCGCGAAACCGTTCTCGGTGCTCGGACCGCCGAGCAGGTGCGTCCACACGGCATCACCATCAGCGGTGAACCGGGACACGAAGACGTCGTCGTGGCCCGCGTTGTTCTCCGGCGAACCCGAAGGTGTCCCGCCGGTCGTCCCGACCACATCGACGTTGCCGAGCCCGTCGACCGCGACCGCGTACGCGCCGTCTTGCGCTCCCGAGCCGAACTGCCGCGTCCACAAACGCTTGCCGCGTGCGTTGAACTTCAACAGAAACGCGTCGTCATTCCCGACGCTCGGCGTCGGCGATCCGGGAAACGTCCGCTGCGTTTCCCCCACGACGTACTCGTTGTTCGCGGCATCGACCGCGACGCCGAGGCCGGCCTGATACCAGCGAGTGCCGAGCTCGTTCACCCAGCGCGGACCCGAAGGCGCCGCGCCCGCAGCCGTGCCGCCGACGGCACCGGCCACGCCGAGCCCGAGGACCAGAGCTCCCACCAACAGACGACGCATCATCCCGCCCACCCACCTTCTGCGCGAGAGCGCACTGCAGGCTAGGACCGCATCACACACAAAGGCCAGTGATGATTCGGCCAGGAGCGAGAGGCGAACGGCGACGAGAGCACGTTCTCCAAGGCGGCCGACGCGAGGAGCCACGATCGTTGTCAGGCCCGGGTTGCCGTCGGCGCGGCGCGGGTACGCGTGACGCGTGCCGCCGGAATCGCCACTTGCCCTGACGGTCAACGGTGCGCGCGTCGATGTGGATGTCGATGCGCGCGTGACGCTCCTCGATCTTCTGCGCGAGCTGCTCGGGCTGACGGGCACGAAGAAGGGTTGCGACCGCGGGCAGTGCGGTGCGTGCACGGTGCTCGTCGAGGGGCGCAGGGTGAACAGCTGCCTCGTGCTCGCGTTGACGGTCGCCGGCTGCGAGGTGACGACCGTCGAGGGTCTGGCGAGCGCCGGCGCCCTGTCGCCGTTGCAACGGGCGTTCCTCGAGCACGACGCGTACCAGTGCGGGTATTGCACGCCCGGTCAACTGTGCTCGGCGACCGCGGCGCTGGCGGAGCTCGGAGCGGGCGCGCCGAGCGCGGTCACCCCCGATGGCACCGGCGCGCCGATCCTCTCGGCGGAGGAGATCCGGGAGCGCATGAGCGGCAACCTCTGCCGCTGCGCGGCGTATCCGAACATCGTCGATGCCATCCTCGAGGTCGGCGCGTGAGGGAGTTCCGCTACGAGCGCGCGCCCGACCGGGCGACGGCCGTCGCGCTCGCCGGTCAGTCGGCCGCCAAGCTGCTCGGCGGCGGGACGAACCTCGTCGACCTGATGAAGATCGGTGTCGAGCGTCCCGAGCTCCTGGTCGACACGACCGCGCTCGGGCTCGGAGCCATGGAGACCCTCGCCGACGGCACGCTCCGCGTCGGTGCGTCGGTGCGCAACGCCGACCTCGCGCAGGACCAGCGGGTTCGCGACGCCGCGCCGGTGCTGTCGCAGGCACTGCTCTCGGGAGCGTCCGGTCAGCTGCGCAACATGGCGACGGTCGGCGGCAACCTGCTCCAGCGCACGCGGTGTCCCTTCTTCCAGGACGTCACCAAGCCGTGCAACAAACGCAGCCCCGGGTCGGGATGTCCGGCGCGCGCGTCGGCAGTCCGCGACCTCGCGATTCTCGGTGCGTCCGAACAGTGCGTCGCGACCCATCCGTCCGACATGGCGGTTGCATTGGCGGCGCTCGACGCGTCGGTCACCATCGACGACTCGACGGGCACGCGATCGCTCCCGCTCGCGGCGTTGTACCGGCTGCCCGGCGACCGGCCGGAGCTCGACACGAACCTGCCGCACGGCGCACTCGTCGTGGGTGTCGACGTGCCGGCACTCCCGGCCGGAGCTCGAAGCGGCTATCGCAAGGTTCGCGACCGCGCGTCGTTCGGCTTCGCGCTCGCGTCGGTCGCCGTTGTGCTGCTGCTCGACGGCCGCGACGTCGCCGACGTTCGCATCGCGCTCGGCGGCGTCGCCCACATGCCGTGGCGCGCGCGCAAAGCGGAGGCGCTGCTCGTCGGCCATACCGTGACGCCGGCGCGCGTCGCGGGCGCGATTGCCGTCGAGCTCGACGGCGCGCAGCCTCTGCGTGGCAATGCGTTCAAGGTCGCGCTCGTCGAGCGGCTCGTCACCAGCACCGTCTGCGCGCTTGCCGACGTCGACCCCGACGGAGGGTCGGCGTGACGTTGACGAGGGCGACCGGCGACCGCAGGGTGCGCGTCGAAGGGCCCGACAAGGTCAGCGGCCGCGCGGTCTACGCATACGAGCACCGCATCGACCGCGTCGCGTACGGCCGCGCGGTGGGCGCAACGGTCGCGCGCGGCAGGGTGATCGACGTCGACGTCGAATCCGCGCTCGCCGACCCCGCAGTGCTCGCCGTCCTCTGGTTCGGCAACGCGCCGCGACTCGCGACGGACGAACCGTCGGAGCTCTCGATCCTGCAAACGGACCGCGTGGCGTACCGCGGGCAGATCGTCGCGCTCGTCGTCGCGGAATCGCTCGAGACCGCGACGGAAGCGGCTGAACGGCTCGACATCCGGTACGCGGAGGAGCCGTTCGCAGTCGAGCTGCGCGTCGACGATCCCGAGCTGTACGCGCCGGAGAAGGTCAATCCCGGCTTCCCGACCGACACGAACGAGGGCGACGTCGAGGCCGCGCTCGCGCGCGCCGCCTGCTCCGTCGACGCGGTGTACCGAACGCCGGCGTACCACAACAATCCGATGGAGCCGCACGCCGCGATCGCCGTGTGGAACCGTGACGCGCTCACCGTCTACGACTCGAACCAGGGTGTGTTCCCGGTGCGCGACAAGCTCGCCGAGATCTTCGGTATCCCGCCGGGAGACGTGCATGTGATCAGCGAGCATGTCGGCGGTGCGTTCGGTTCGAAGGGCACGCCCCGCCCGATCGTCGTCGGTGCGGCGATGGCGGCGCGGGCCGTCGGCCGACCCGTGAAGCTCGCCGCGACACGCGCGCAGATGTTCGTGTTCGTCGGCTACCGGACGCCGACGATCCAACGGGTCCGCCTGGGCACCGATGACGACGCGCAGCTGGTCGCGCTCGCGCACGACGTCGTCGAACAGACCTCGACGCTCCAGGAGTTCGCGGAGCAGACCGCGGTGCCGTCGCGCATGATGTATGCGTCGCCTCACCGGCGGACGACACACCGGCTCCGCCGGCTCGACGTACCGACACCGTCGTGGATGCGCGCGCCCGGTGAATGCCCGGGGATGTACGCGCTCGAATCCGCGATGGACGAGCTCGCGGTCGCGTGCGCGATCGATCCGATCGAGCTTCGTGTCCGGAACGAGCCTCGGGTCGACCCCGAGACGGGCAAGCCGTTCCCGAGCCGCCACCTCGTCGAGTGCCTGCGCGAGGGTGCGCAGCGCATCGGATGGTCGGCGCGCGCGGAGCCAGGCGCGCGTCGCGTCGGACGCGGGCTCGTCGGTCTCGGAGTCGCCGCGTCGACGTATCCGGCGCGCACGCGGCCCTCCTCGGCGCGCGCCCGCGCGCTGCCCGACGGCGGCTTCGAGATCGAGATCGCGGCGGCCGACATCGGAACCGGCGCGCGCACGGTGCTCGGGCAGATCGCGGCCGACGCGCTCGGCGTCGACGCGGCGCGCGTCCGCGTCCGTCTCGGCGACAGCGCCCTTCCGCAGGCGCCGCTCGCAGGCGGATCGATGGGAACGTCGTCGTGGGGCTTCGCCGTCACGCGTGCGTGCGAACGGCTGCTCGAGTCGATGCACGGTCCCGGGGAGCCGGCCGAGGTGAGCGTGGACACGACGGCCGAGCTCGACGCGCGGGAGGAGCGGCCGAGCCATGCATTCGGCGCGCAGTTCGCCGAGGTGCGCGTCGACGTCGACACGGGTGAAGTCCGCGTCTCTCGTCTCGTCGGTGTGTTCGCGGTGGGTCGCGTGATGAACGCACTCACCGCGCGATCACAGCTGATCGGTGGCATGACCATGGGCCTGTCGATGGCCCTCCTCGAGGAGAGCGTGCTCGATGCGCAGTTCGGCGACTACCTGAACCACGATCTCGCGCAGTACGAGATCGCGTCGTGCGCCGACGTCGAATCCGTCGACGTCTCGTGGATCGACGAAGAGGACGACTACGTGAATCCGATGGGCGCCAAGGGCATCGGTGAGATCGGCATCGTCGGTACCGCAGCGGCGATCGCCAACGCGACCTTCAATGCTACGGGGGTGCGGGTCCGCGATCTGCCGATTCGCCTCGACGCGATGGTCGGATCGGTCGCGCCGTCGGCACCGGAACGGGAGGATGGACGATGAACGTGACGGACGCGATCGCGACCCGCCGCAACGTGCGCGAGTACGCCGACGACCCGATCCCTGCCGACGATCTCGATCGGGTGCTCGAGGCCGGCCGGCGGTCGCCGTCGTCGTCGAACAAGCAACGCTGGGACTACGTCGTCGTCACCGACCGCGATCAGCTCGCCGAGCTCTCGACGGTGTGGCAGGGAGCGAAGCACATCGCGTCGTCGGCCGCGACGATCGCGCTCGTCGCGCCGGTTGCCGACGACGAATACGCACGTGACTCGACGCACTACGACCTCGGTCAGACGACGATCTGCCTCATGCTCGCGGCCGTCGAGCTGGGCATCGGCAGCGCCCACGCCAAGGTCGAGGACCAGCGACGAGCGCAGGAGATCCTCGGCTTCCCCGAAGATCGGTTCTGTCCGTGGCTCGTCGCCCTCGGCTACCCGGCCGATCGCCCGCTACGGGTGATCGAGCATCCGAAGCGGCGACCGTTCGGCGACGTCGTCCATCGCGGCCGCTGGTGACGTCGGAGCGCCGTCGCGATTCCTGGAGTGCCCCCGGCGTCGGTCGCATCGCCGGCGGCTACTCGCGACGAGCGACGGCAGAAGGAGTCGACGATGAGCCTCACACTGGGACGAGGGCCACTCGGTCGGGAGCAAGCCGGTGAGTTGAACCTCACTCTCCCCGACAAGGTCGTGTACGTCGAGCCGCTCGGTCGACGCGTTCGCGGGGTGCGCGGCGGCGAGACCGTCGTCGACAGCGACGACGCCAAGCTCGTACACGTGTCGGGAGAACTGCCGCGGTACGTGTTTCCCGAGAAGCATGTGCGCGTCGACGCGGAGCCGCATCCCGACGTCGACGGTCACGTCACGGTCGACTGGGCTGCGGTCGACGCATGGTACGAAGAGGATGAGCGCGTGTTCGTTCATCCGAGGGATCCGTACCACCGCATCGACACGTTCGCGACTTCGCGCCGCGTCGAGGTGCGCATCGACGGCGAGACCCTCGCATCGTCGACGCGTGCGCTCGCACTCTTCGAGACGGCACTGCCGGTCCGCTATTACCTCCCGCGAGCCGATGTGTGCATGGACGCGCTGCGTCCGAGCTCCACCGTGACCGAATGCGCGTACAAGGGCACCGCGCGGCACTGGTCCGCGGTGCTCGACAGCCGAGAAACGCGCGACGTCGCCTGGACCTACGAGCACGACGTACGCCGCGAGGGCGAGCGCGTGCACGGTCTCATCGCTTTCTACAACGAGCGTGTCGACTTCGAGGTCGACGGCATCCGACTCGATCGTCCGCGCACACCATGGTCCACGTGAGCCGCGGGACGCGAGAGGGATGAGCGCGTAGAGCGGGCCCACCGCTGCGAACGGGGAAGCGCTCCGCCGTTGGGTGCGGCAGACCACGCCGTGAACGCTCGTCATTGCGACTCGGCGCCGTTCTTTACATACGTACAGAGGTGTATGTAACATCCCAACCGTGGCACCGGCGGGGGGAGTGGCAGCGCGGGAGCGGCGCACCCAGCGGGAACGCAGCGACTCGACCAAGACGCGGCTCGCCGACGCCGCGATCGAATCGTTGGTCGATCGCGGATGGGCCGCGACGACGGTCGTCGAAGTGTGCGCGCGGGCAGGAGTGACCCGCGGCGCGTTCCATCACCACTACGACGGCCTCGCCGAGCTGCTCGCCGACGCGCTGCGCCGTCTCTACGACGAGCTCGTCGCTCGCAGCGGCGACTGGCGCGTCGACGTTGCGGGCCGACTCGACGCCGCATGGTCGGCGCTCGCGACGCCGAACTTCAAGGCGGTCATCGAGGTCTGGCTCGCGATGGCGAACGATCCCGAGCTCGCGGTCGAGATCGGACCGGTCGTCGCCGACTTCGCGTCGTTGATCGCGTTCGACGCGCGCGCGCTGCCGGTGAAGCAGCGGGCCGCGGCGCGTACGTTCTACGTGCTCGCGCGCGAAACGATGATCGGGCTCGCGCTCGGGCGCGCGACGAACGGCGGTAGGGCGCTGCCCCACGAGCGCGCCGTCCTCGCGGAGCTGAAGCGGCAGGCCCGCGCCGTCACGTCGTGAACAAGGAGCATCGGATGGACGACAATCCTGCGCTCGCGGACCGGCTCGTCGCCGCACTCCGCCTGACTGCGGTGCCGGTCGCAGTCACATTCCACGGGACGGGCGCGCCGCCCTTCGACGGCACGTACCCGGCGCCGGCCGACGACGGCCGAACCGGTGCCGTGCCCGCCGGCTGTGTGTTCTGGATGCACGCCGAGAACCGCACGTTCACGACGCGGGCGGACGATCACGCGAACTGCAGCGTCGGCTCGCTCACGCACGGTTTCATCGACCTGGAGGCTGCCGCGACGCATCACGACGTGGCGTCGTTGGTCGAGGCGGGCTGGGTGTCGCCCGATGTCTTCCCCGACCTCCCCGTGGTCGTCGATGCACCCGAGGCCATCGCGTACGGGCCGTTGCGCGACGCACAAGACCAACCGGATGTCGTGCTCGTGCGCATGGACGCGGCAGGCGTGATGACACTGCTCGCCGCGGTGCCCGACGCGCGCGTCGAGGGCAAGCCGCAGTGCCGGATCGTGGTGCTCGCCAAAGACCATGACGCGGTCGCAGTGAGCGCGGGCTGCGCGCTCAGCCGTGCGCGAACGGGTATGGCGGCGTCGGACCTGACGTGCGCGATCCCGGGCCGTCGTCTCGGAGAGGTCGTCGCCGCGATCGAAGCCGCGGGGGCCGCCGACGCGATCGTCGCCGACTACGCGCACGCCGACGCGGCGCGGTTCGTCGCGTCATGACCGTTCCTGCGCTGGACGAGCGCGCGCAGGGTTGGCTGCGCTACCTGTACCGCAAGGCGACGACGCCCGACAGCTGGGATCGCGAGGATCATCCGCACGAGCACTGGGACGGCGTGAGCGACGCGCCGATGTGCTCGTGGCATCGCTTCGACCTCATCGACTCCACGTACGCGATCGCGATGATGGCCGACCTCACGCCCGCGTGGCGTGAGATGTACGGCCGCATCCTCGACGAGCTCGTCTTCCGGCACACGGGCTGGTGGGCGGCGCGCGACTGGCTCACGCAGATCGGGCACGATCCCGATCGCGCGCAGTATCCCGACCTCTACCGGCTGCTCATCCCCGAGCATCTGTGGGGCAACTACGACGCGCCGGGATGGACCGCGAACGGCATCGAGCCGTGGGGTCTGCAGATGGACCCGATCGGCGCGACGGGGAACCTCTTCTTCAAAGGGTTCTTCCTCGTGATGCTCGGGCTACACCTGCGCACGACCGGCGACGACCGCTGGGACCAGCCGTTCGACATCGTGCGCGACGGCGAGAACACGTTCACGTGGTTCCACACCGCGATCGCGGAGCACCTGCACGCCCAGTGGCGCGCCGCGCCGCACGGATGTCACTGCGAGAACACGAAGGTGTGGCCGTACTGTCTCGCGGGCGCGGGACTCGGGTTGCAGCTGCACGACCTGCTGCGCGGCACCGACCACCACGGGGTGTTCCACGAGTGGTTCGCGGATGTGTGTCGCGCGCGCTACCTGCACCTCGACGCGGACGAGCTTCCGCAGATGGTGACGCTCTACTACGACCCGATCCTCGACGTGCACCACGAGGTGCCGACGATGTTCGGCATGGTTCCCGCGCAGTACCTCGCGCCGCAGGTCGTCCCCGACGCGCAGCGGTTGTTCGAGGCCGGCGTCACGCAGATGGGCATCTGGGAACCGACCGCGCCGATCCTGCCGACCGGTCCGCGCAGCTCCGCCGCGATCATGTGGCTCGCGCGCGAGTGGGGATTGCAGTCGCTTGCGTCGGCGATGAGCGACGCGATCGACACCGCGTACGAGCCGACGTGGGACGCGAGTCGCGGCGAGTTCACGTGGGGTTTCGGGCTAAGAGAGTCGCACCCGCGCGGTCAGTACAACGGAACGATGGCCGCGGCGCAGATCGCGCGCGAAGGGTCGTGGTGGCACGTCGCGAACGTGGGGCCCGGCGCGCGCTTCGACGAGCCGACGGTGTGCGATGTCGACGTGCCGTCCGTCGTGCTGAGTCAGGCGTGGTGGGACGGCGGGCGCGAGGAGCTGACCATCGGCGTCGAGCCGCGGCCGTCGATGCGCGGCACGACGACGTTCACGGTCACGCAGCTGCCTGACCCGCGACGCTTCCACGCGACGACCGATGGCCCGCACATCGCGGCGCGGGTCGACGGTGATGCGCTCCGCGTCGAGGTCGACGCGGTGCCGCAGCGGGTCGTGATCAGAGCCGGCGAATCGTGAGGCCGGTGGGGCTGATCGCGATCGGGAACACGCGGTAGCGCGCGTCCAACCGCGCAACAGCGGCGTCGAGCGTGCGCTTCGCGTCGGCGTTCGCGCTGAGCAGTGTGAGCGACCCGCCGTCACCGCCCGCGCCGTTCACCTTCCAGCCGAGCGCGCCGCAATCGGCGGCGAGGTCGACGACGCGCTGCGCGTCGACTCCAACGAGGTCGGCGTGCAGCGCTCGCTGGGCCTCGGTGTTGTCGATCATCGCGGCTCCGAACGCGCGCAGGTCGCGCGCGAGCACTGCGTCGCGCGCCGCCATCGCGGCGGCGCGGAGCCGATCGAACGCGGTCGACGGCTGCGCAGCGACCCGACCGATCACGTCGCGGTGCACGCTCGACGAGTCGTGCGCGCGCCCGACGGAGACGAGCGACAGCCGGGCACCGAGGTCGTCCCAGTCCGGCAGACGGTGCACCACGCCGGCGGGATACGCGTCGATCTCGATGAAGTTGACCCCGCCGAGCGCCGCACTCAGCTGATCCTGCACCCCGCTCTCGAGCCCGAGGTGCTCGACCTCGAGCCGGTGCGCGTCGCGCGCGATCGAACGCGCCGACCACGGTTCACCGCGCGACTCGGCGAGCGCGGTGAGGAGCGCGACCGCGACCGCGGCCGACGTGCCCGCGCCGCATCCGGGCGGCACCGCCGCGCGCACGCGGATCTCGAGGCCGCGGTCCGATGGTGGCGGCGAGACCTCGACGGCGGCGTGCACGAGCGGCGACGGCGACTCGACGTCGATCACGAGCCGCGGCGGGCCCGCGAGCTCGCGGACCGACACGGTGACGCCCGGCGTCACGGCCACGTTCAGCACCCGCCCCGGCCCGCCGAACCAGGTGTCGGTCCAGCCGCCGAGGTCACAGATGCGTACGGGCGCCGACACCTCGAGCTCCACGGCACCCGTCGTATCACCGGACATCCGACGCCGGACGCGGCCGGAGTCCGGCGTCGCGTGATCTCGTCCGTCGGCGCGCAGACGCCGATTTCGGCGTTCGGGATCGAGCCCGAGGCTCGCGTCGAGCACGGGAGAGCAACCCGGGAGGAGCGCGGCATGGCTTCCCGCACCCAGGCCGACCTGCCGACTCGCGTCGCCTCCGTCGCGGCGACCTTCGGGCGACGATGGCTCGACCCGGATCACGAAGGCGCGACGATTCACGACGTAGGGTCACGCGTGTACTGATGAGATCCACAGCCATGGATCGGGGGGCCAGCAAAATGCGTCGTCTGCTCACGTTCGTCGCGGTCACGTGCGTCTCGCTCGGGTTTCTCGGCGCCGGCGGCGCGACCGCCGCCAGCCCGCCGAACATCCCGCCGACGGCGGCATTCGGGAACGCCTGCTACGGCCAGCGGGCGACGCACGCCTGCGACAAGCAGGCCATTCTCAACATCAACAGCGCGCGCGCGACCGAGGGCCTCGGCCCGATCGCGCTGCCCGCCAACTACAAGAGCCTCACGCTCATCCAGAAGGAGGTCGCGGTCTCGAACGCGGAGCGGACGGCGCGCGGCCTGTCGAAGCTGCCCGCGAAGCTCGCGTGGGCCAAGCTCGCAAAGACCGGCGCCGTGAACAACACCGACCCGATCGGTCCGAGCGGCCGCGGCTGGGGATCGATCTGGGCGGGCGGTCTCGGTGATCCGCTCGCGGCCGACTACCTCTGGGTGTACTGGGACGGGCCCGGCAGCCCGAACGGCGACTGCGTGAACCCCGGCGACTCCGGCTGTTTCGGGCATCGCAACAACATCCTCGGCCCGTTCTGGACGGCGATGGGTGCGGGCAAGGCGCCCGGATCCCTGGCCCAACTCTTCGTCCAGTAGCGATCGCGGCCTCGGCCTCGGCGTCGTCGCCGGCTCGGTCGCGCGCGACGTGCCCGTGAATTGATCGTGCGACGGTTCGCGACCTACGGTCCCGCGCGCTGCGAATGAAACGCCAGCCACGGACTCGGGGGCCCAGCATGCGCCGTCTCGCCACCATCGTCACCGTCGCCTGCCTCGCGGTCGGACTCTTCGGTACCGGTGCCGCCCGAGCCGACGGGCCGGTGAACACACCGCCGACCGGCCGGTTCGCGTTTGCGTGCTACGGCAAGTCGCACCCGAATTTGCGCTGCGACAAGGCTGCACTGGCGAACATCAACCGCGCGCACAAGGCGGAAGGTCTCGGCAAGATGGTGTTGCCGGAGAACTACGCGAGCCTCACGGTCACGCAGCAGGGGATCGTGGTCTCCAACCTGGAGCGCACGATTCGCGGCCTGCCCGCGCTGCCCGGGAAGCACGCGTACACCCAGCTGGCGAAGGCCGGTGCGGTCGCCGGCCACGACCCGAGCGGTCCCGAGGGCCACGCCTGGGGTTCGGTCTACATCGCGCTCGCCGATCCGCTCGCGTCCGACTACTTCTGGATGTACTGGGACGGTCCGGGCAGCCTGAACCCCGACTGCACGCAGCCGAGCGACCCGGCGTGCTTCGGTCACCGCAACATCATCCTCGGCGACATCTGGACGGGGATGGGCGTGGGGAATCAACACGCGTCGATGGCGCAGCTCTTCGTCCAGTAGCGCCGCTTCAGCCGTCGACGCGCAGGCCGCGCCGCAGCGCGTCGAAGAGCTCGTGCTGCGCGCGACGCGACACGGCCGCGGTCGTCACGAGCGCCGAGCCGTGGAACGTGCCGGGGTACGAGTGCAGCTCGACGGAGACGCCCGCCTCCATCATGCGCAGCGCGTAGACGATCCCTTCGTCGCGCAGCGGGTCGAACTCCATCGTCGTGACGTAGGCGGGTGGCAGGCCGGCGAGGTCCTCGGCGATCGCGGGTGACGCGTAGGGCGAGACTGCGCCGTCGTGGTCGCCGAGGTAGCGACTCCAGCTCAGCTCGGCCGCCGGTCGCGACCACATCGGCGTGTCGACGAACGCGCGCATGCTCGCGGTATCGAGCCGGTGGTCGAGCTCGGGGATGCCGAGGAACTGGAAGCACAGCGCCGGTCCGCCCCGGTCGCGCGCGAGCAGCGCGGTCGCCGCGCTCAGCCCACCGCCCGCGCTCTGGCCGCCGACGCCGACGCGCGTCGTGTCGATGCCGAGCGCGCCGGCTTCGCCGTGCATCCACGTGAGCGCGGCGTAGCAGTCTTCGAGGCCGGCGGGGAACGGGTGCTCGGGCGCGAGCCGGTACTCGACGGCGACGATCACCGCGTCGAGCGTGCGCGCCGCGTTCGCCGCGAACGCGTGCTCCATCTCGACCGACCCGACGACGAATCCGCCGCCGTGGATGTCGAGCAGCGCGGGCCGCCCGGTCGCGGGCGGCGCGCTGTCGGGCGCGTACACGCGCACGGCGACCGGCGGCGCGCCCTCGGGCCCCGGCACCTCGTGGTCGGTGATCGAGACCCCGCTCGTGTCGACGTGCGCGTTGAGCGGAGCGATCATCTCCGTCATCACCGCGCGCGAGCCCTCGATGTCGTGGTGGTCGCGAACGGGGATGAGCTCGAGCACGGGAACCAGCTCGGGATCGATGGCGTAGGTCACGACGACTCCTCGGTTGGCGAGGGCGCGATTGGATCACCGATCCCCGGCGGGCCGCTACATTCGCGGGCGGCGCGCGAGGCGCCTCCGGTCCGCGGGAAGGGCAGAGCCCACTCGAGCGAGTGCAAGACCTCTCGGTACGGCCGTGACCCTCCTTTCGGCCTGACGATGCGGACCGCAGGCGAGAGAGGAGGTCGCGATGCCGACCATTTCCCTGCCCGACCGTCCGGACCTCGGCCAGCTGCGCCGCCAGGCCCGGGAGCTCCAGCGCGCGGTGCGCGCCGGCGACACCGATGCGCTCGCCCACACGCGCGAGCACGCGGCACCCGTCGACGACCCGCCGCGCTTCCCGCTCGCAGCCGCGCAGCTCGT
This DNA window, taken from Acidimicrobiia bacterium, encodes the following:
- a CDS encoding xanthine dehydrogenase family protein molybdopterin-binding subunit encodes the protein MTLTRATGDRRVRVEGPDKVSGRAVYAYEHRIDRVAYGRAVGATVARGRVIDVDVESALADPAVLAVLWFGNAPRLATDEPSELSILQTDRVAYRGQIVALVVAESLETATEAAERLDIRYAEEPFAVELRVDDPELYAPEKVNPGFPTDTNEGDVEAALARAACSVDAVYRTPAYHNNPMEPHAAIAVWNRDALTVYDSNQGVFPVRDKLAEIFGIPPGDVHVISEHVGGAFGSKGTPRPIVVGAAMAARAVGRPVKLAATRAQMFVFVGYRTPTIQRVRLGTDDDAQLVALAHDVVEQTSTLQEFAEQTAVPSRMMYASPHRRTTHRLRRLDVPTPSWMRAPGECPGMYALESAMDELAVACAIDPIELRVRNEPRVDPETGKPFPSRHLVECLREGAQRIGWSARAEPGARRVGRGLVGLGVAASTYPARTRPSSARARALPDGGFEIEIAAADIGTGARTVLGQIAADALGVDAARVRVRLGDSALPQAPLAGGSMGTSSWGFAVTRACERLLESMHGPGEPAEVSVDTTAELDAREERPSHAFGAQFAEVRVDVDTGEVRVSRLVGVFAVGRVMNALTARSQLIGGMTMGLSMALLEESVLDAQFGDYLNHDLAQYEIASCADVESVDVSWIDEEDDYVNPMGAKGIGEIGIVGTAAAIANATFNATGVRVRDLPIRLDAMVGSVAPSAPEREDGR
- a CDS encoding xanthine dehydrogenase family protein subunit M, coding for MREFRYERAPDRATAVALAGQSAAKLLGGGTNLVDLMKIGVERPELLVDTTALGLGAMETLADGTLRVGASVRNADLAQDQRVRDAAPVLSQALLSGASGQLRNMATVGGNLLQRTRCPFFQDVTKPCNKRSPGSGCPARASAVRDLAILGASEQCVATHPSDMAVALAALDASVTIDDSTGTRSLPLAALYRLPGDRPELDTNLPHGALVVGVDVPALPAGARSGYRKVRDRASFGFALASVAVVLLLDGRDVADVRIALGGVAHMPWRARKAEALLVGHTVTPARVAGAIAVELDGAQPLRGNAFKVALVERLVTSTVCALADVDPDGGSA
- a CDS encoding TetR/AcrR family transcriptional regulator; this translates as MAPAGGVAARERRTQRERSDSTKTRLADAAIESLVDRGWAATTVVEVCARAGVTRGAFHHHYDGLAELLADALRRLYDELVARSGDWRVDVAGRLDAAWSALATPNFKAVIEVWLAMANDPELAVEIGPVVADFASLIAFDARALPVKQRAAARTFYVLARETMIGLALGRATNGGRALPHERAVLAELKRQARAVTS
- a CDS encoding SBBP repeat-containing protein: MGALVLGLGVAGAVGGTAAGAAPSGPRWVNELGTRWYQAGLGVAVDAANNEYVVGETQRTFPGSPTPSVGNDDAFLLKFNARGKRLWTRQFGSGAQDGAYAVAVDGLGNVDVVGTTGGTPSGSPENNAGHDDVFVSRFTADGDAVWTHLLGGPSTENGFAVAGDATGSVYVAGYTYDRLPGAPEALHGDSIEAFVAKYDTAGNVAWVHLIGTSGNEYADGLAVTPGGGVDVAGWTNGSFAGAAKNKGQTDVFVAHFDDDGTRSWITDAGTKTFDVGNALAVDSAGNAFVAGWTGALPGTPGDQDALVMEFDAGGALLRTTQLGSNHSDQAKGIAVDDADDVFITGSTAGTLPGSLESSAGDSDAFVARLDPGAGSRLRTAWVHQLGSAADDSAYAIAATPEGVATTVGISEGALPGSRRGYAGGDDLFVAQYGRHG
- a CDS encoding 2Fe-2S iron-sulfur cluster-binding protein encodes the protein MPPESPLALTVNGARVDVDVDARVTLLDLLRELLGLTGTKKGCDRGQCGACTVLVEGRRVNSCLVLALTVAGCEVTTVEGLASAGALSPLQRAFLEHDAYQCGYCTPGQLCSATAALAELGAGAPSAVTPDGTGAPILSAEEIRERMSGNLCRCAAYPNIVDAILEVGA
- a CDS encoding DUF169 domain-containing protein — protein: MDDNPALADRLVAALRLTAVPVAVTFHGTGAPPFDGTYPAPADDGRTGAVPAGCVFWMHAENRTFTTRADDHANCSVGSLTHGFIDLEAAATHHDVASLVEAGWVSPDVFPDLPVVVDAPEAIAYGPLRDAQDQPDVVLVRMDAAGVMTLLAAVPDARVEGKPQCRIVVLAKDHDAVAVSAGCALSRARTGMAASDLTCAIPGRRLGEVVAAIEAAGAADAIVADYAHADAARFVAS
- a CDS encoding DUF427 domain-containing protein, which codes for MSLTLGRGPLGREQAGELNLTLPDKVVYVEPLGRRVRGVRGGETVVDSDDAKLVHVSGELPRYVFPEKHVRVDAEPHPDVDGHVTVDWAAVDAWYEEDERVFVHPRDPYHRIDTFATSRRVEVRIDGETLASSTRALALFETALPVRYYLPRADVCMDALRPSSTVTECAYKGTARHWSAVLDSRETRDVAWTYEHDVRREGERVHGLIAFYNERVDFEVDGIRLDRPRTPWST
- a CDS encoding nitroreductase family protein; the protein is MNVTDAIATRRNVREYADDPIPADDLDRVLEAGRRSPSSSNKQRWDYVVVTDRDQLAELSTVWQGAKHIASSAATIALVAPVADDEYARDSTHYDLGQTTICLMLAAVELGIGSAHAKVEDQRRAQEILGFPEDRFCPWLVALGYPADRPLRVIEHPKRRPFGDVVHRGRW